AGACCCACGCCACAATTGGCGCGTGCGGACTGCTGTGAACGACCTGACCCGCCAAGCGTCGGATTTCAGAGGGAAAACGTCAATCTCGGTGGACTTCTACGGCCCCCCTGCGGACAGGGTCTGGCGGAGCGGGAGGGATTCGAACCCTCGATACGGTTTTGCCGTATACTCACTTTCCAGGCGAGCGCCTTCGACCACTCGGCCACCGCTCCGCATGCCAGGAAGGCGCTGCCCTAGTGATTTGCGCCGGTCACCGCAAGCGTTGCGCGCCGCGGGCGACCGTGCCAGCCTGTCGCGCATGCTGACCGCCCTTCTCGCCCTCGCGCTCCAGGCGAGCGCCCCGCCCGCGCCGCCCCCGCCTCCACCCAAGCCCTCCGACCCGCTGCCCGCCGACTGGCGGGCGGTGCCCGACGACGAGCTGCTGGTGATGACGCTGGCGGGCGACCGGCGCGTCTATATCCGCCTCGCCGCGCGCTACACGCCGATGCATGTGGCCAATATCCGCAAGCTCGCCGCGGCGCGGTGGTGGGATGGCGAGACGGTCTATCGCGTCCACGACAATTATGTCGTGCAATGGGGCGACGCGACCGAGAAGAAACCGCTGCCCGCGGACGTGATCGCCCAGCCGCCCGCCGAATATGATTGGCCGCGCTATGATGCGGTGACGAAGCTCGCCCGGACCGACCCCTATTCGACCGCCACCGGGCACAGCGCCGACGGCTGGCCGCTCGCGACCAACGGCAAGGTCGCGTGGATCCCGCATTGCTACGGGATGGTCGGTGTCGCGCGCGATCTCGCGCCGAGCACGGGCAGCGGCGGCGACCTCTATGCCGTGATCGGCCACGGCCCGCGTCATCTCGACCGCAACATCGCCATCGTCGGCCGCGTGCTCGAGGGGGTCGAGCATCTCTCGTCCCTGCCGCGCGGCACCGAGGGCGGGCTGGGGCTCTATAAGGAAGCGAGCCAATATGTGCCGATCGTCAGCGTGCGGCTGGCGAGCGAGCTGCCCGCGGCGGAACGCCCGCGCTTCGAATATCGCGCCGCGGACAATGCCCGCTTCGCCGCCTGGGTGAAGGCGCGCGAGAATCGCGAGCCGCCGTTCTTCAACCTGCCCGCGGGCGGCGCCGATATCTGCAATGTCATGCCGCCGGTACGACGGGCAGCCGAGCAATAGTCCGCTGCCCAAAAGTCCCAAAAGTCACACTGCCACGCGCGGGGCCTGCTATTCCAATATTGTCAAAGAGCGGCGAAAGGCTCGCGGCCGTAATCCAACATTGCAAGTGCCCAGGTGATGGCTGAGCTCAGCGCCCGACCCAGTCGGCGACCTCAGCCGCGACCTGGTTGGCGGCGGTGTTGAGCGCCACGCCGGCAGCGGCGGGGGTGATCTCGGCGACCGGCACGCGCGCCTCGAACCGGCGCCGCTCGAACGTCATCGGCGGTCGCGCGCCGCGTTCGGCGGGCGGGCGGTCGCGCACCAATGTCGCGTCATAGGTCACCACCGCTTCACTCGTCGCGGCGTCAATGCCGAACTGTCTGAGCTCGCCGCCGAGCCGTGCGCCAGGGTCCGACAGCGACTGGCGCAGCGTCAGCACCACCCGCCCGGTGCGCGCCGAGATCGTCTCCGACAGCAGCCGCGCGAACAGCCGGCTGGGCGGCTCGACCCACACCGCTTTCTTGAGATAGGCGACGTTCGTATCGTCCGAACGCACCGGCACGCGCGCCACCGCCAGCTCCTGCGGCGTGACGGGCACGGTGATGGTGATCGACTTGGCGGTGGCCGAGTTCGCCGTCTCGCCCACCGCGACCGTGGCGGCCGGGGTCAGCGTCAGCAGCGAGGGCGGCGGCTCGGCGCCGAAACGGATGCAGCCGCCGAGCGCGAACGGCGCGATGAGCATGAGTGGGGCGAGCTTCTTCATGGGACTGCTCACTTCTTCTTGGGGTCATAGTCGGGGAGCTTGGGCGATCCGATCAGCGAACTGGCGCCGCCGCGATCGACCTTCTCCGCCACCGATTGCAGCGCGATCGACATCTCGCGCAGATCCTGGATCAGCTGGTTGACCTCGGGAAGGGTCTGCGTCGAGACTTGGTCGATCCCGGCATCGGCCTTGCCCAGCGTGCGTTCGAGCGCCTTCATGCTGCCGTCGGCCGAGGCGATCGCCTTGCGCAGATCGGCCATCGCCGGGCCGACCTCGCTCGCCAGCACCTTGTCGGTGGTGTCCGAAAGCTGGCCGATCTGCTCGGCGGCGAACCCGGCCTGCTTGACCGTGTTGCGCAGCTCGGCGATCGCGGCGCGCAGATCGGGCGCACCCTTGGCCAGTTCCTCGGTCATCCGGTCGGTATTCTCGAGGATGCCGGCGATCGACGCCTGGTTGCGGTCGGAGAGCAGCTCGGTCAGCCGCTCGGTGAGGGTCGAGAGGCGCTCGAGCAGCCGCGGCGCAGTGTTGAGCAGCGCGCCGAGCCCGCCCTGCTTGGTCGGGATCACCGGCACGCCCAGCGGGCAGACGCTGCGCGGATTGACTTCGGGGCAGACGATCGCGGGCGCCCCCTTGACCGCGCCGTCGAGCTGGATCTGGCTGACCCCGGTGAAGCCGACGCCCTGAATCGTGGCGGTGGTGCCCTGCAGGATCGGCACCTCCTTGTTCACGCTGATGCGCACACGCACCAGGCTGGGATCGGGCGGGAACAGCGCGATCTCCTTGACCTGCCCCGCGGGCACGCCGGAAAAGGCTACGGCCGAGCCCTTGTTCACGCCGTCGATCGCCTGCTTGAAGAAGATGTCGTACTCCTTCTCCGTCGCGGTGTTGAGGCGCGCGAGCCACACGGTGAACAGCGCCAGCACGGCGAGCAGGATCAGCACCACGGCGCCGACCAGCACATGATTTGACCGGGTTTCCATCTAGTGCCTCATGCCCCTTGCGGTTCCGCCGCGCGCTCGACGCTGGTGACCGCCGCCCGCCCGCGCGGGCCGTTGAAATATTCCTGGATCCACGGGTGATCCAACGCGAGTAGCTCCTCGATGGTGCCGACCGCGATCACGCGCTTGTCGGCGAGCACCGCGACACGATCGCAGATCGCATAGAGCGTATCGAGGTCGTGCGTGATCAGGAACACCGTGAGGCCGAGCGTGCGCTGGAGCGACAGCGTCAGCTCGTCGAACGCCGCCGCGCCGATCGGATCGAGCCCGGCGGTGGGCTCGTCGAGGAACAGCAGTTCGGGATCGAGCGCAAGGCTGCGCGCGAGCCCGGCGCGCTTCTTCATGCCGCCCGACAGCTCGGCGGGATATTTGGGGCCGGCGTCGGCCGGCAGGCCGGTCATCACCACCTTATAGGCCGCAATCTCGTCGAGCAGCGCCTGATCGAGCTTGGGATAGAACTCCTTGAGCGGGACCTGGACATTCTCGGCCACGGTCAGCGTCGAGAACAGCGCCCCGCCCTGGAACAGCACGCCCCAGCGCTTGCGGATCTCGATCGCCTCGTCCTCGTCGATGTCCAGCGCATTCTCGCCGAACACCTCGACCGACCCGGCGTCGGGCTGCTGCAGCCCGATGATCGAGCGCATCAGCACCGACTTGCCCGTGCCCGATCCGCCGACCACGCCGAGGATCTCGCCACGCTTGACGTCGAGGTCGAGATTTTCGTGCACGACCTGCTCGCCGAAGCTGTTCTTGAGGCCGCGCACGCGGATGATCGCCTCACCGTCGAAGGTCGCCGCGGTCATCAGTTCCACCCGACTTCGGTGAAGAACACCGCGAAGAAGGCGTCGAGCACGATCACCAGGAAGATCGCCTGCACCACCGCCGTGGTGGTGCGCATGCCGACCTGCTCGGCATCCGCCTCGACCTGCATGCCCTGGAAGCAGCCGGCGATGGCGATGATCGCGCCGAACACGGGCGCCTTGACCAGGCCGACATAGAGATCGGTGATCGGCACCACCTCGCGGATGCGTTGGACGAAGGTGACCGGCGGAATGTCGAGCGAGATCCAGCAGAGCAGCCCGCCGCCGATCATCGCGACCACCGACGCATAGAAGCCGAGCAAGGGCAGCATCAGCACCGCCGCGAGCACGCGGGGGATCACCAGCGCTTCCATCGGGTTGACCCCGATGGTGCGCATCGCGTCGATCTCCTCGGTCAGCTTCATCGTGCCGATCTGCGCGGCGAAGGCCGAGCCCGAACGGCCCGCGACCATGATCGCGGTCATCAGGATGCCGAGCTCGCGCAGCGTGAGGCGGCCGACCAGGTTGATCGTGAACACCTCCGCGCCGAACTGGCGCAGCTGCACCGCGCCCTGCTGCGCGATGACGATGCCGATCAGGAAGCTCATCAGCCCGATGATGCCGAGCGCGGTCACGCCGACCACTTCAAAGCGGTGGACGGTGGCGTGGAAGCGGAAGCTGCGCGGATTGACGATCACCCGGCCGAACGCCATCGCGGTCGCGCCCATGAAGCCGAGCAGGCCGTAGAGCGTCTTGAACGCCTGGATCACCGCCTCGCCCATCTCCGCGAGCAGGCGGGTGAAGGTGCCGAGCGGCGCGGGGGGCGTCGCGATCGGCTGGTCGGCTTCGGTCACCTGATCGAACAGATGCTGCGAGTCGGTGTTGAGGCCCGACACCTTGGCGCCGGACTCGCGCGCGAAACGGTGGACGATCCACGCGCCCACCGTGTCGATCCGCTCGACCCGCGAAAGATCGAGCTCGGCCACGGAGCCGCTCACCGCGGCGAGCCGCTCGGGCAGGTCGCCGATGTGGCGAAGCGAGAGATCGCCGCTGAACCGCAGCGTGCCGCCATCGGCCGCGTCATGCTGGAAGTCGGCTGGCGCGCTCATCCCTCTTCCATGATTGATTGGCACTGGAACGGCAAGCGCTTGCCTTTACAGATGTTTCACCTCCGACCCAATCCAGGAAACGCCTCGAAGGTTCCGATGCGAAGTGTTGCAATTTATGACATGGACAAGACGATCACGCGAAAGGCGACCTGGACGCCGTTCCTGGTCCATGCGGCACTCACCCGCGCGCCGTGGCGGCTGGCGCTGCTGCCGGTGGCTGGAATCGCGTCGGTCGCCTATCTCGCCAAGGTGATCGACCGTGCCCAGCTCAAGCAGGCGACGCATCGGCTGATGCTCGGCCGCGCCATCCCGCCGGCCGACCTCGACGCGGTGGCGGAGGCGTTCGCCGACAGCGTGGCGGCGAGCAACATGTTCGACGACGCCCGGGCGCGGGTGGAGGCCGATCGTGCCGCCGGCTGGGAGCCGGTGCTGGCGACCGCGAGCCATGGCTATTATGCCCGCGCCATCGCCGCACGGCTGGGAATCACCCAGGTGATCGCGACCGAGGCCCGGCGCGACGCCGACGGCAATGTGCTGGCGGGGATCGAGGGCGAGAATTGCTACGGCCCCGCCAAGCTGCGGCTGATCGAGGCATGGCTGGCGCGCGAGGGGCTGGCGCGGGGCGATGTGCGCGTGCGCTTCTACAGCGACCATGTCTCGGACGCGCCGGTGCTCGAATGGGCGGACGAGGCGTTCGCGGTGAATGCGCACGGGCCGCTGCGGCGGCTGGCGGCGGCGCGCGGGTGGGCGGTGCTGGACTGGGAGGGGTGAGCGCAGTGGAAACCGTGGGCTAGCGACGCGGTTGCGGAGGTTCAACCACCGGACAGTTGGGCGTACATGCTACGTAGAATCTCATCTCCTCTCGTGGAGGAAGATATCAAGCAGGGATCATCCCATTCGTTCTGATAGAGGAACTCCTCGCCGCCGAAGGCGAGGATGGTCGCGATGCCAGCCGGAGCTGCTTTCCGACCCGGATATTGCGCGTCAACCAATGCTTGAATCGCATCCAGATCGCTTGGATCGAACTCGAGCGACAGGTGCTTACCCACGCTCAGCAGGGTCATGGTCATCTCACGAAGTTACTACGGCGAATGACCGTAACCAATAGCCGACCCTCATCCCCACCGTCACCCCTGCCCTGTGCCGGGGTCCACCGTGCGGCGGGCGATGCGCGTCAGATTCGATGGCATCGCTCGGGGAGCCCTGGATCCCGGCACAGGGCCGGGATGACGGTGGGGTATGCGGTGAACGCTGAGTATCAGAGCCACAGGTGCAGCGTGTGGATGACGAGCCCGACCAGTCCGCCGACCAACGTCCCGTTGATGCGGATATATTGCAGGTCCTGCCCCACCGCATTCTCCAGCCGGCCGGTGATCGTGCGCGCGTCCCAGCCGCGCACCGTGTCCGACACCAGCCGCACGATGCCGTCGCCATAGTCGGCAGCGGTGCCGACCGCGGCGCGGCGGACGAAGCGGTTGATCATGTGCGCAAGCCGCGGGTCGTTCTGCAGCGTCTGCCCAAGCTGGCGCAGCGCGTCGCCGAGCTTGCCCGCCAGCGCCGCATCGGGATCGCGCGCGATGCGCAGCAGCGCGTTGCGGCCCTGTTCCCACATCCCCTCGATCCAGCGGGCGAGCGCCGGATTGTCGAGCATCTCCGCCTTGAACTCCTCGACCTTCACCCGCGTCGGGATGTCGAACTGGAGGTCGAAGGCGAGCTTCTCGAGCCCCTCCTCGACCTTGGCGCGCAGCGGGTGGCCGGGATCCTCAGCGACGTCGGCGACGAGCTTGTAGAGCCCGTCGATAATCGCGTTGGCGAGCGTCTCGTCGAGCCCGGTCCAGCGCATGATCGCGCCGGCGCGCTCGTGCACCATCTTGCGGATCAGCTCTTCATTCTGGTCGATCACCTTGGCGAGCCAGCGCAGCATGCCGTCCATCAGCGGCAGATGGCGCCCCTCGGCGATGGCGGCGCCGAGCGCCTGACCGATCAGCGGCGCGACATCGGTCTGGCGCAGGCGGCTGGCGACCGCGCTCTTGATCATCCCGCCGAGCTGTTCCTGGTCGAGCGATTCGAGCAGGCTCGCCGCCATGCGCGAGGCGCCACGGCGCAGGCGGCCCGAGGACTCGGGCGGCTGGGCGAGCCACCGCCCCGCCGCGCCCGCGACGTCGAGGCGGCGCATGCGCCGTGCGACCACGCCGGGCACGAGGAAATTGTCGCGCAGGAAATTGGCGAGCGCGGTCGCGATGCGATCCTTGTTGCGCGGGATGATCGCGGTGTGCGGGATCGGCAGCCCGAGCGGGTGGCGGAACAGCGCGGTGACCGCGAACCAGTCGGCCAGCCCGCCGACCATCGCCGCCTCGGCA
This is a stretch of genomic DNA from Sphingomonas sp. BT-65. It encodes these proteins:
- a CDS encoding ABC transporter permease, which codes for MSAPADFQHDAADGGTLRFSGDLSLRHIGDLPERLAAVSGSVAELDLSRVERIDTVGAWIVHRFARESGAKVSGLNTDSQHLFDQVTEADQPIATPPAPLGTFTRLLAEMGEAVIQAFKTLYGLLGFMGATAMAFGRVIVNPRSFRFHATVHRFEVVGVTALGIIGLMSFLIGIVIAQQGAVQLRQFGAEVFTINLVGRLTLRELGILMTAIMVAGRSGSAFAAQIGTMKLTEEIDAMRTIGVNPMEALVIPRVLAAVLMLPLLGFYASVVAMIGGGLLCWISLDIPPVTFVQRIREVVPITDLYVGLVKAPVFGAIIAIAGCFQGMQVEADAEQVGMRTTTAVVQAIFLVIVLDAFFAVFFTEVGWN
- a CDS encoding peptidylprolyl isomerase yields the protein MLTALLALALQASAPPAPPPPPPKPSDPLPADWRAVPDDELLVMTLAGDRRVYIRLAARYTPMHVANIRKLAAARWWDGETVYRVHDNYVVQWGDATEKKPLPADVIAQPPAEYDWPRYDAVTKLARTDPYSTATGHSADGWPLATNGKVAWIPHCYGMVGVARDLAPSTGSGGDLYAVIGHGPRHLDRNIAIVGRVLEGVEHLSSLPRGTEGGLGLYKEASQYVPIVSVRLASELPAAERPRFEYRAADNARFAAWVKARENREPPFFNLPAGGADICNVMPPVRRAAEQ
- a CDS encoding ABC-type transport auxiliary lipoprotein family protein → MKKLAPLMLIAPFALGGCIRFGAEPPPSLLTLTPAATVAVGETANSATAKSITITVPVTPQELAVARVPVRSDDTNVAYLKKAVWVEPPSRLFARLLSETISARTGRVVLTLRQSLSDPGARLGGELRQFGIDAATSEAVVTYDATLVRDRPPAERGARPPMTFERRRFEARVPVAEITPAAAGVALNTAANQVAAEVADWVGR
- a CDS encoding DUF445 domain-containing protein; the protein is MRFIATGLLVAMAAVYLAARHYEPVYPAAGFVRAFAEAAMVGGLADWFAVTALFRHPLGLPIPHTAIIPRNKDRIATALANFLRDNFLVPGVVARRMRRLDVAGAAGRWLAQPPESSGRLRRGASRMAASLLESLDQEQLGGMIKSAVASRLRQTDVAPLIGQALGAAIAEGRHLPLMDGMLRWLAKVIDQNEELIRKMVHERAGAIMRWTGLDETLANAIIDGLYKLVADVAEDPGHPLRAKVEEGLEKLAFDLQFDIPTRVKVEEFKAEMLDNPALARWIEGMWEQGRNALLRIARDPDAALAGKLGDALRQLGQTLQNDPRLAHMINRFVRRAAVGTAADYGDGIVRLVSDTVRGWDARTITGRLENAVGQDLQYIRINGTLVGGLVGLVIHTLHLWL
- a CDS encoding HAD family phosphatase — translated: MRSVAIYDMDKTITRKATWTPFLVHAALTRAPWRLALLPVAGIASVAYLAKVIDRAQLKQATHRLMLGRAIPPADLDAVAEAFADSVAASNMFDDARARVEADRAAGWEPVLATASHGYYARAIAARLGITQVIATEARRDADGNVLAGIEGENCYGPAKLRLIEAWLAREGLARGDVRVRFYSDHVSDAPVLEWADEAFAVNAHGPLRRLAAARGWAVLDWEG
- a CDS encoding ABC transporter ATP-binding protein, translating into MTAATFDGEAIIRVRGLKNSFGEQVVHENLDLDVKRGEILGVVGGSGTGKSVLMRSIIGLQQPDAGSVEVFGENALDIDEDEAIEIRKRWGVLFQGGALFSTLTVAENVQVPLKEFYPKLDQALLDEIAAYKVVMTGLPADAGPKYPAELSGGMKKRAGLARSLALDPELLFLDEPTAGLDPIGAAAFDELTLSLQRTLGLTVFLITHDLDTLYAICDRVAVLADKRVIAVGTIEELLALDHPWIQEYFNGPRGRAAVTSVERAAEPQGA
- a CDS encoding MlaD family protein; its protein translation is METRSNHVLVGAVVLILLAVLALFTVWLARLNTATEKEYDIFFKQAIDGVNKGSAVAFSGVPAGQVKEIALFPPDPSLVRVRISVNKEVPILQGTTATIQGVGFTGVSQIQLDGAVKGAPAIVCPEVNPRSVCPLGVPVIPTKQGGLGALLNTAPRLLERLSTLTERLTELLSDRNQASIAGILENTDRMTEELAKGAPDLRAAIAELRNTVKQAGFAAEQIGQLSDTTDKVLASEVGPAMADLRKAIASADGSMKALERTLGKADAGIDQVSTQTLPEVNQLIQDLREMSIALQSVAEKVDRGGASSLIGSPKLPDYDPKKK